A stretch of the Sphingobacterium thalpophilum genome encodes the following:
- a CDS encoding dihydroorotase produces the protein MSSILIKSAQLVNEGKVEAADVYISNGRIEMIAQEINHPADQEINAEGLHLFPGLIDDQVHFREPGLTHKADIWHESRAAVAGGTTSFMEMPNTVPNTLTQELLQDKYDIAAKNALANYSFFMGAANDNLEEVLKTDPRTVCGIKVFMGSSTGNMLVDNEKALEGIFANAPTLIATHCEDEATIKANLAHFKEKYGEDGLKIEMHPLIRSEEACYLSSSKAVALARKHQTRLHILHISTAKEIELFRNDIPLKDKKITAEACIHHLWFSDQDYASKGNFIKWNPAVKTAHDRDQILKALLDGHIDVIATDHAPHTIAEKTQAYASAPSGGPLVQHALQALLDMVKAGKMTLEQLVQKSAHNTATLFQIEDRGYIREGYWADLVLVDLNKPYTVSKSNILSKCGWSPFEGHTFSSTIEHTVVSGKVAFSHGKIIEKGAGERLLFNR, from the coding sequence ATGTCATCTATTCTTATAAAATCCGCGCAGCTTGTCAATGAAGGCAAAGTTGAGGCAGCGGACGTTTACATCAGCAATGGTCGGATTGAAATGATCGCGCAGGAAATCAATCATCCTGCAGATCAAGAAATTAATGCTGAAGGGTTACATCTCTTTCCAGGTTTAATTGATGATCAGGTCCATTTCCGTGAGCCGGGATTGACGCACAAAGCCGACATTTGGCACGAGAGCCGTGCTGCTGTGGCGGGCGGTACAACCTCATTTATGGAAATGCCCAATACGGTACCCAACACGTTGACTCAGGAGCTGCTGCAGGATAAATATGATATCGCGGCAAAAAATGCCCTGGCCAACTACTCTTTTTTTATGGGAGCGGCCAACGATAATCTCGAAGAAGTATTGAAGACTGATCCCAGGACCGTCTGTGGTATCAAGGTATTTATGGGCTCCTCCACAGGAAATATGCTGGTCGACAATGAGAAGGCGCTGGAAGGTATATTCGCAAATGCCCCCACTTTAATTGCCACTCACTGTGAGGACGAAGCAACGATCAAGGCGAACCTTGCTCACTTTAAAGAAAAGTACGGTGAAGATGGCCTGAAAATCGAAATGCACCCGCTGATCCGCTCCGAAGAAGCCTGTTACCTGTCCTCTTCCAAAGCGGTTGCACTCGCCAGGAAGCACCAGACAAGATTGCATATTCTTCATATCTCAACGGCGAAAGAAATTGAGCTGTTCAGAAACGATATCCCACTAAAGGATAAAAAAATTACAGCCGAAGCCTGTATCCATCACCTTTGGTTTTCGGATCAGGATTACGCGTCAAAAGGAAATTTTATCAAATGGAATCCTGCTGTAAAAACAGCTCATGACCGTGACCAGATCCTTAAGGCATTGCTGGATGGTCATATCGACGTGATCGCCACGGATCACGCACCACATACCATTGCCGAAAAAACGCAGGCGTATGCTTCAGCCCCTAGCGGCGGCCCCTTGGTTCAGCATGCATTACAGGCGCTGCTGGATATGGTTAAAGCCGGCAAAATGACTTTAGAACAGCTTGTTCAAAAATCAGCCCATAACACAGCTACATTGTTTCAGATCGAAGACCGCGGATATATCCGGGAGGGCTACTGGGCAGACCTGGTCCTGGTAGACCTAAATAAACCTTATACCGTGTCAAAATCCAATATACTGTCCAAATGTGGCTGGTCGCCATTTGAAGGACATACGTTCAGTTCGACGATCGAGCATACCGTCGTGTCGGGTAAGGTTGCCTTTTCCCATGGAAAGATCATCGAGAAAGGAGCAGGGGAACGTTTATTATTTAACCGATAG
- a CDS encoding S66 peptidase family protein — MEKRAFIRSLALGALSIPVLGAGNGAQAGNQLDSHAALLARKLHLGDTVGLITPAGALDDEESISIAREIFEALGFNVKEGKHIRSRYGNLAGTDEERIADIHAMFGDKSVKAIVCIRGGSGTSRLLDRLDYGMIARNPKILLGYSDITALILALYAKTGLVSFHGAVGISTWTNKLAEAFRAQFVANNPALFENPKSKGENIVQTKDRITTIHPGTVDAVLLGGNMTVLTGLCGSPYLPDFKDKILFMEEVDEDMERMDRMFCQLKNAGILRAIKGFIFGKCTNCKPSGGYGSVTLDQLFHDYIVPLRIPAYAGAMIGHIAEQFILPVGAKVRMDARLGTITVLDPALTDEQ, encoded by the coding sequence ATGGAGAAAAGAGCCTTTATAAGGTCCCTGGCTTTGGGCGCTTTGTCTATTCCAGTTTTGGGAGCGGGGAATGGAGCTCAGGCTGGAAACCAGCTCGACAGTCATGCGGCTCTGCTGGCCAGAAAGCTGCATTTGGGCGATACCGTTGGTTTAATCACACCTGCGGGCGCACTGGACGATGAGGAATCGATCAGCATCGCGCGCGAAATCTTCGAGGCGCTGGGCTTTAATGTGAAGGAAGGCAAGCATATCCGGAGCCGTTATGGCAACCTAGCGGGTACCGATGAAGAGCGTATTGCGGATATACATGCGATGTTTGGCGATAAAAGCGTTAAAGCTATTGTCTGTATCCGTGGTGGATCCGGTACATCGAGACTGCTTGACCGGCTAGACTATGGGATGATTGCCCGCAATCCAAAGATCTTACTTGGCTATTCTGACATCACGGCGCTGATCCTCGCTTTATATGCAAAAACGGGACTCGTGAGTTTTCATGGTGCCGTGGGAATCAGTACCTGGACGAACAAGCTCGCAGAAGCGTTCAGGGCACAGTTCGTTGCCAATAATCCCGCGTTATTTGAGAATCCAAAGTCAAAAGGTGAAAATATCGTACAGACCAAGGACCGAATTACCACCATCCATCCGGGGACGGTAGACGCTGTATTATTGGGCGGTAACATGACCGTATTGACAGGGCTATGCGGTTCACCCTATCTGCCCGATTTTAAGGATAAAATCCTTTTTATGGAGGAAGTGGATGAAGATATGGAACGTATGGACCGGATGTTCTGCCAACTGAAAAATGCAGGGATACTAAGGGCAATCAAGGGATTTATTTTCGGAAAATGTACCAACTGCAAACCTTCAGGTGGTTATGGTTCGGTGACATTGGATCAGCTCTTTCATGATTATATTGTACCCTTGCGTATCCCGGCGTATGCAGGTGCGATGATCGGACATATTGCCGAGCAATTTATTTTGCCGGTAGGGGCTAAAGTCCGTATGGATGCACGTTTGGGTACCATCACTGTATTGGATCCAGCGTTAACAGATGAACAATGA
- a CDS encoding M14 family zinc carboxypeptidase, with protein MILTKEDFINAFSLYEEKALTHRRFKHRDILPLVKKRAAGRRWMVDEIGRSVEDRAIFRLKYGEGPIKVLLWSQMHGDEPTATMALFDLFNFFEAEGDGFDSWREELASKLTLYCIPMLNPDGAERFQRRTAMDVDMNRDARATATVEAALLKEQAMTLRPDFAFNLHNQNNYYNIPGTGTPVTISLLAPAYDYERSINTVRGDAMRVIVGINRLLQELIPGAVARYDDAHTPRGFGDNFQKWGARTILIESGAYAGDPEKLTVRRCNFAALLHAFQEIAAATYTRYDIADYAAIPFNDEKLHDVLIRNLEIVRNGKTMQVDVAIRQTEKTVGTDYYVDGIIEDIGDLQDFYGYTDVDVRGLQFIPAKVYTERRFLLNELLATMAVELLKKGYAAVLLSDKQDMGRLHSLPLRLLTTDHTLLKHNLMLNENADFFIGTAEEIRFAVVNGYLIDLAHLVERPMKNAVSAV; from the coding sequence ATGATATTGACAAAAGAAGATTTTATCAACGCCTTTTCTTTATACGAAGAAAAGGCGTTGACACATAGGAGATTTAAGCATCGGGATATCCTGCCCTTAGTGAAAAAGCGTGCGGCGGGCAGACGGTGGATGGTGGATGAGATTGGACGTTCGGTGGAGGATCGTGCTATTTTTCGGCTGAAATATGGCGAAGGGCCGATCAAAGTGCTCCTATGGTCACAGATGCACGGCGACGAACCTACAGCGACGATGGCTCTTTTCGACCTCTTTAATTTTTTTGAGGCTGAGGGGGATGGTTTCGACAGCTGGCGGGAAGAGCTAGCTTCGAAATTGACGCTGTATTGCATTCCCATGCTCAATCCTGACGGGGCTGAACGCTTTCAGCGCAGAACAGCGATGGATGTTGACATGAACAGAGATGCACGTGCGACAGCGACAGTGGAAGCGGCGCTGCTAAAGGAACAGGCCATGACGCTCAGACCTGATTTTGCTTTTAACCTTCACAATCAGAACAACTATTATAATATCCCCGGTACAGGCACTCCAGTGACAATTTCGCTATTGGCCCCTGCCTACGATTACGAACGCAGCATCAATACGGTGCGAGGAGATGCCATGCGTGTTATTGTGGGGATCAATAGGCTCTTGCAGGAACTTATACCGGGAGCTGTCGCCAGATATGACGATGCGCACACCCCGCGCGGTTTTGGCGATAATTTTCAAAAGTGGGGTGCACGCACCATCCTGATCGAATCGGGAGCTTATGCTGGTGATCCGGAGAAGTTGACTGTCCGCAGATGTAATTTCGCAGCACTCTTACACGCGTTCCAGGAAATTGCTGCAGCAACCTATACGCGTTATGATATCGCGGATTATGCCGCCATTCCCTTCAACGACGAAAAGCTACATGACGTCCTGATCCGGAATCTGGAGATCGTGCGCAATGGTAAAACCATGCAGGTAGATGTTGCAATCCGCCAAACGGAAAAGACAGTAGGCACTGATTATTATGTGGATGGCATCATTGAAGATATTGGTGATCTACAGGACTTCTATGGTTATACCGATGTTGATGTGAGGGGCTTGCAATTTATTCCGGCAAAGGTATATACGGAGCGACGATTTTTGCTGAATGAACTGCTGGCAACCATGGCGGTAGAACTCTTAAAAAAAGGATATGCTGCTGTCTTGCTTTCGGATAAGCAAGATATGGGAAGGCTGCATTCGCTCCCCCTACGTTTATTGACGACAGACCATACACTTTTGAAGCATAACCTGATGCTCAATGAGAATGCAGACTTTTTTATCGGTACGGCCGAAGAGATCCGCTTTGCGGTGGTCAATGGTTATTTGATCGATCTTGCCCATCTGGTGGAGCGGCCAATGAAAAATGCGGTGTCCGCTGTTTAA
- a CDS encoding RagB/SusD family nutrient uptake outer membrane protein yields the protein MKIFKISIIAAALLTSFSSCKDFLDVQPGNSVDAGTPLNSASDARNRINGLSRLMASSSYYGRNFELYGEVKGGDLTVYSQGRGLDQLYSFNQDAETNNFSGFWSQIYYCIAQTNDVLEKIEQVAEGSKAAYANAQGQLLTLRALFYFDLVRLYGRSYTHDKNSKGVPLVVNTASHSQKPGRATVEQVYTQILKDLKAGQALLQTNKAIDNGYINYYANLAIQSRVYLTMADYANAYTTANEIISSGVYKLYENEKWTSSWASMYGTESIYELGINEGEADLGTASLGYYLMRRTGGQGGMFYASDYYLNRMKEDNGDIRWGILGRDESSATRMGAVYKNLGSVNTNSSLPLNSLGDKGNTNNTAVNIKVVRLSEVYLIAAEAALKKTAADPAKAAELLNAISKRSPNRLPYTAATVTKDAIINEKSKELFGEGHRYWDMIRLNKKITYNDDFQGLSIKTRPKEIDRSFEKYILPIPQSEINANPTLKDQQNPGY from the coding sequence ATGAAAATATTTAAAATATCGATCATAGCAGCTGCCCTATTGACATCGTTCAGCAGCTGCAAAGACTTTCTGGATGTGCAGCCGGGCAATTCCGTCGATGCTGGCACTCCCCTTAACAGTGCAAGCGATGCCCGAAACAGAATCAATGGACTGAGCAGGCTGATGGCTTCTTCCAGTTATTATGGCCGGAACTTTGAGCTCTACGGTGAGGTCAAGGGTGGGGATCTCACCGTATACTCACAGGGACGGGGACTTGATCAGCTGTATTCTTTCAATCAGGACGCCGAAACCAACAACTTTTCGGGATTCTGGTCACAGATTTATTACTGTATTGCACAGACCAATGATGTCCTGGAGAAAATTGAACAGGTAGCTGAAGGATCCAAAGCAGCATATGCGAATGCGCAGGGTCAGCTGTTGACCCTCCGGGCTTTATTCTATTTTGATCTGGTACGACTGTATGGTAGATCCTATACTCATGACAAAAATTCAAAGGGGGTCCCGCTCGTGGTCAATACAGCCTCTCACAGCCAGAAGCCTGGCAGGGCCACCGTGGAGCAAGTTTACACGCAGATCCTAAAGGACCTGAAGGCTGGGCAGGCATTGCTCCAAACCAATAAAGCTATTGATAATGGTTATATCAACTACTATGCTAATCTAGCTATTCAGAGCAGGGTATATTTAACGATGGCGGATTACGCAAACGCTTATACAACTGCCAATGAAATTATTTCCAGTGGGGTCTATAAACTCTATGAAAATGAAAAATGGACGAGTTCCTGGGCTAGTATGTACGGTACAGAGTCGATTTACGAACTGGGTATCAACGAAGGAGAGGCCGATTTAGGAACAGCTAGTTTAGGTTATTACCTGATGCGAAGAACAGGCGGACAGGGTGGAATGTTTTACGCCAGCGACTACTATCTGAATCGTATGAAAGAAGATAACGGGGATATCCGCTGGGGCATCCTGGGACGCGATGAAAGTTCTGCCACACGCATGGGGGCAGTTTATAAAAACCTGGGCAGCGTAAATACCAATAGCTCACTCCCTTTAAATTCGCTTGGAGACAAAGGAAACACGAATAATACAGCCGTCAATATCAAGGTCGTGAGACTTTCGGAAGTTTACCTGATTGCGGCTGAAGCTGCATTGAAAAAAACAGCTGCCGACCCCGCCAAGGCGGCTGAACTGTTAAATGCCATCAGCAAACGCTCCCCTAACCGTCTGCCCTATACAGCTGCAACAGTAACAAAGGACGCGATTATTAACGAAAAAAGCAAAGAATTATTTGGCGAAGGACATCGTTATTGGGATATGATCCGTCTCAATAAAAAGATCACCTACAATGACGATTTCCAGGGACTCAGCATCAAAACACGGCCCAAGGAAATAGACCGATCTTTTGAAAAATATATATTGCCGATCCCACAGTCCGAGATCAATGCCAATCCAACATTGAAAGACCAGCAAAATCCGGGTTATTAG